gttgaagaataaataataataatcataagaaaaaaaaattggggtgtgacagcttggtatcagagcataagGGATTAGATCCCTATTGTGGACAATAGGTGGGGAGCCCAATAGGTGTGCAGGAGTCATTATTATTGTGACATTGTTTTATTGTgtatgatatattgatattaagTGAAAGGTTAATGGATGGATGTTAGGTTTGTGTTTTTGTTGTGTTGATGACATTCCTTGTTGTATTGAATATGCCGAGCTATAATAATTATGATCATGTTGCCTGTTTGAGTGCTTGATCATTGAGAATCCATTACTATGATATTGTTGTTATCATGTTTGTTTTGCAAATGTTTGTATGTGACATAAGTGGTTTGATTGTATTGGTTAAGGGTGCTTTATTTTATGAATAACCCTTATGAGGTGATGTATTGATTATAATAATCCTTGTATACCTTTCTAAGAGAAAATGCCTAGAGGAAGGGACAGATTAACCACAAGGCCTAAACGGACAACTAGATCATCTCCAATATCTCATGGTGATGTAACTGAGGGAAGACCTATAATACATCCAGTTGCTGGTTCAGAATGCCAGAATGTGAGCTTGATTCGGGAATTTAAAGCATTGAATCCTCCAAGCTTTTGGGGTGGCCCTAATTTTCTTGAAGCTGAGAATTggatgaaagaaataaagaaaatactgGATGTAATGGCAGTGCCTGAGGAAAGGAGAGTTTCTTTAGCTTCCTTCATGTTGAGGGATGAAGCAGACAACTGGTGGGATATGATCAAGACTACTCAGGATGTAACTAAAATGGTTTGGATGCAATTTGAGGAGCTGCTTTTATCTAATTACTTTCCAGAGGCCGTTAGAAGACAGAAGAGAGCTGAATTTATACACTTGGTTCAAAGGAACATGACAGTGACTGAATATGCAGCAAAATTTACACAACTATCTAGATATGCTCCAAATGTGGTTGCAGATGAACAAATGCGAGCTGAACAATTCCAAGAGGGGTTGAGATTGAACATTAGAGCACAGGTTGCTCCTTTCATGCTTCGTACTTATAGTGAGGTTGTGGCAAGGGCTCTTGTTATAGAAAGGGAAATGGAGGAAGCTCAAAGGTTGAGAAGCAAAAATTCTAGGTTTGGTGGTTCAGAAAAACGAGAACAGGATTTCAAGCGCCTGAAAATGACTCATCCCCAACAACAACCCAGAAAACAAGAGCAGTATAGTGGGGCTACAGATTCAGCTAAGGGACCAAGGAGATGTTATGAATGTGGTGAGGTGGGACATTTGAGGAGAGAGTGCCCAAAATTTCAACGACTTGCATTCCAGCCATCTCAACGACAGTTTCAGCAGATGAACCCACGAATTCAAGGAAGGCAACCTCAAGGGGAAGGAAACTTTAGACAAGGGAAGCCTGGAGGGAAGCCAGAGCAAGCACAACAAGGGAGATTTTATGCAATGGGGTCACAAAATGCAGAGTCAAATGCCTTGGTGGAAGGTATGCTCTTATGTTTTAGCACTTGGGCACATGTTTTATTTGATCCAGGAGCTACCCACTCTTTTATTTCTGCATCATTTGCCTCCATGCTAGACATAGAATTTGTTCCCCTACATTGTTCATTATGTGTTGAGACTCCTATGGGTGGTAAGGTGGAAACCAAGTGGGTATGTCATGCTTGTGTACTTTATATTGGGGGTCTTGAAGTTACAATGGATCTGGTTCTTCTTGATATTTCATCGTTTGATGTAATTGTGGGGATGGATTGGCTTGCCCGACATCATGCTGTGTTAGATTgttatttgaagaaagtaaCATTCCACACCTCTTCTGGTTCATATATGAGTTTCTATGGTGATAGAAGGCTTACATTTATTCCTCTAATTCGAAACCTGGATGACAAGTGGTCAAGAAAGGATGGCagacactattttctttttaatctgaAGGGAGAAGGCAAAAAGATGACAACTATAGATTGTATTCCAATGGTTTGTGAATTTGCTGATGTTTTTCCTAAAGAATTGCCATGTTACCTCCTCACAGAGAGATGGATTTTTCTATTGAATTGTATCCAGGTACAGATCCAATATCAATAGCTCCATATAGGATGGCTCCAGTTGAACTTAAGGAATTGAACATTCAGTTGCAGGAGTTGCAAACTAAAGGGTTTATTCGGCCTAGTACCTCACCTTGGGGTGCTCCAGTATTGTTTGTAA
Above is a window of Vitis vinifera cultivar Pinot Noir 40024 chromosome 11, ASM3070453v1 DNA encoding:
- the LOC132254624 gene encoding uncharacterized protein LOC132254624 produces the protein MPRGRDRLTTRPKRTTRSSPISHGDVTEGRPIIHPVAGSECQNVSLIREFKALNPPSFWGGPNFLEAENWMKEIKKILDVMAVPEERRVSLASFMLRDEADNWWDMIKTTQDVTKMVWMQFEELLLSNYFPEAVRRQKRAEFIHLVQRNMTVTEYAAKFTQLSRYAPNVVADEQMRAEQFQEGLRLNIRAQVAPFMLRTYSEVVARALVIEREMEEAQRLRSKNSRFGGSEKREQDFKRLKMTHPQQQPRKQEQYSGATDSAKGPRRCYECGEVGHLRRECPKFQRLAFQPSQRQFQQMNPRIQGRQPQGEGNFRQGKPGGKPEQAQQGRFYAMGSQNAESNALVEGMLLCFSTWAHVLFDPGATHSFISASFASMLDIEFVPLHCSLCVETPMGGKVETKWVCHACVLYIGGLEVTMDLVLLDISSFDVIVGMDWLARHHAVLDCYLKKVTFHTSSGSYMSFYGDRRLTFIPLIRNLDDKIAMLPPHREMDFSIELYPGTDPISIAPYRMAPVELKELNIQLQELQTKGFIRPSTSPWGAPVLFVKKKDGSLRLCVDYRKLNRVTVKNKYPLPRIDDLFDQLCGACYFSKIDLRSGYHQLRIRETDIPKTAFRTRYGNYEFVVMPFGLTNAPAAFMDIMNRIYRPYLDHFVVVFVDDILIYSKSREEHGHHLHMALQTLRENQLYAKLEKCNFWLQEIQFLGHMVSQEGISVDPTKVEAVTKWESPKNVFEVRSFLGLAGYYRRFVENFSRIACPMTRLTRKGVNFDWNDRCEESFQELKRRLTTAPVLITPISGERYTVYCDASKNGLGCVLMQRGRVVAYASRQLKNHEQNYPTHDLELTALGQLSSSSSLVYLQECAAPADQKTITAHSFWIIHHSFFGEELSPTLEGNIERVLDFSLKRRSSYTEGEFWTFWALIFSPEKKETERGGSILREEKFTSRSEGTASRILEGSFGRKRKKQIGEGRLREEKFSSRLEGTASRIQLEEITAIDHDHQFRVEEIGTATVSGRSKISVGITPIAFEREVLKP